A region of Campylobacter sp. RM16189 DNA encodes the following proteins:
- a CDS encoding phospholipase D-like domain-containing protein, which yields MAKLKNKVETKENFKPDLELLNHKYSDFYDKFVIYDAKEIVYPIYKTKIEYEISKEQEVHPIIIGILKIISYLQKTKDTQRYDILKDITLIDTDILDSILAEFNIKGYIKVDSLNEISLTSKGNEILKKEKEKVKETTTSYIAIDGVLGKIIKASKESKDITLDNKSNKEAFEFKPNFSIRPRMQELDSEFIDQKTLRQFIIETLNGVDRTDDNKHENYQVDEILAIDTNKFFKKYFCLFYKNIYEEEKILVIDKEYNEDTNATQLFDRLLQEQKFSDEVNQEAKEYKENARKFQEQTSEQIEEKLSINLDEGAIIQMMEHKKYFKYVLKNAKSAIYIQSPWIKSNILEIYIEDIKEALKRGVNITIKYGMKPRNRFDKVIDDKSKQILGSLDKKRFNLIKTDDHSKIIICDNDFMIIGSFNWLSFGGEGDRGEISTINKNKEAIEEEKKKFISV from the coding sequence ATGGCAAAATTAAAAAATAAAGTAGAAACAAAAGAAAATTTTAAACCCGATTTAGAACTTTTAAATCACAAGTATAGTGATTTCTATGATAAATTTGTAATTTATGATGCTAAAGAAATAGTTTATCCTATATACAAAACCAAAATAGAGTATGAAATTTCAAAAGAGCAAGAGGTCCATCCCATAATTATAGGAATTTTAAAAATAATAAGCTATCTACAGAAAACAAAAGACACTCAAAGATATGATATTTTAAAAGATATTACACTAATAGACACCGACATACTAGATAGCATCTTGGCAGAATTTAATATAAAAGGCTATATCAAAGTTGATAGTCTAAATGAGATCTCTTTAACTTCAAAAGGCAACGAAATACTTAAAAAAGAAAAAGAAAAAGTTAAAGAAACAACAACATCTTATATAGCCATAGATGGAGTATTAGGCAAAATTATAAAAGCCTCGAAGGAATCAAAAGACATAACACTAGACAACAAATCCAACAAAGAAGCTTTTGAATTCAAACCAAATTTCAGCATAAGACCAAGAATGCAAGAACTCGATAGTGAATTTATAGACCAAAAAACATTAAGACAATTCATAATAGAGACTCTAAATGGAGTTGATAGGACAGATGACAATAAGCATGAAAATTATCAAGTGGATGAAATTTTAGCTATAGATACTAATAAATTTTTTAAAAAATATTTTTGTCTTTTTTATAAAAATATATATGAAGAGGAAAAAATTTTAGTTATAGATAAAGAATATAATGAAGATACGAACGCTACACAACTTTTTGATAGATTACTTCAAGAGCAAAAATTTAGTGATGAAGTAAATCAAGAAGCGAAGGAATATAAAGAGAATGCAAGAAAATTTCAAGAACAAACTTCTGAACAAATAGAGGAAAAGTTAAGTATCAATCTAGATGAGGGTGCAATAATCCAAATGATGGAGCATAAAAAATATTTTAAATATGTTTTAAAAAATGCTAAAAGTGCAATTTACATACAAAGCCCATGGATTAAAAGCAACATTTTAGAGATTTATATAGAGGATATAAAAGAAGCATTAAAAAGAGGTGTCAATATAACTATAAAATATGGAATGAAGCCTAGAAATAGGTTTGATAAAGTCATAGACGATAAATCAAAACAAATCCTAGGCAGCCTTGACAAAAAAAGATTTAATCTTATAAAAACCGATGATCATTCTAAAATAATAATCTGTGATAATGATTTTATGATAATCGGTAGTTTTAATTGGCTAAGTTTTGGAGGCGAAGGAGACAGAGGCGAAATCTCAACTATAAATAAAAATAAAGAAGCTATAGAGGAAGAAAAGAAAAAATTTATTTCAGTATAA
- a CDS encoding DMT family transporter yields the protein MLHKFLMRHLGTYYMIIACMLFAITGALAKVISADMPSIEVVFFRNLIGLVMIVYSLYKKPAHQKGGHPYLLIFRGVIGTLALFAFFYNIAHINLGAAFTFSKTSPIFTALLAAMFMGERLSSRGWMAIFIGFGGILLIIQPELGISKTDWLGIWSGVGAAMAYTSVRELKKSYDTRVIVFSFMGFGTALPIVFMGLAEFIQIDGFEFLFSKFVLPDTKNIFLILLMGVAGLYFQMYLTKAYAASKKAGTVAAVSYADVIFTIIIGYFMGDGLPNTVAFLGIILVILSGIIVVKEK from the coding sequence TTGTTGCATAAATTTTTAATGAGGCATTTGGGCACTTATTATATGATTATCGCTTGTATGCTTTTTGCGATAACAGGAGCTCTTGCAAAAGTAATAAGTGCCGATATGCCGTCTATCGAAGTTGTCTTTTTTAGAAATTTGATCGGTCTTGTGATGATCGTTTATTCGCTTTATAAAAAGCCTGCGCATCAAAAGGGCGGACATCCGTATCTGCTCATATTTAGAGGAGTTATCGGCACGCTCGCGCTCTTTGCGTTTTTTTATAACATCGCTCATATAAATTTAGGCGCGGCATTTACATTTTCTAAAACCAGCCCGATATTTACGGCACTGCTTGCTGCGATGTTTATGGGCGAGAGGCTAAGCTCGCGCGGTTGGATGGCGATATTTATCGGATTTGGCGGGATTTTGCTTATTATACAGCCTGAGCTTGGTATCTCAAAGACCGATTGGCTTGGAATTTGGAGCGGAGTAGGGGCTGCGATGGCGTATACGAGCGTTAGAGAGCTTAAAAAGAGCTATGATACTCGCGTTATAGTCTTTTCTTTTATGGGGTTTGGCACGGCTCTTCCGATCGTTTTTATGGGTTTGGCGGAATTTATCCAGATAGATGGCTTTGAATTTTTGTTTTCCAAATTTGTTCTGCCTGATACCAAGAACATCTTTTTGATCCTTTTAATGGGTGTTGCGGGACTTTACTTTCAGATGTATCTTACTAAAGCTTATGCGGCAAGTAAAAAGGCTGGCACGGTTGCGGCTGTAAGCTACGCCGACGTAATCTTTACCATTATCATCGGATATTTTATGGGGGATGGGCTGCCAAACACTGTTGCATTTTTGGGTATAATTCTAGTAATTCTTAGTGGAATTATAGTGGTAAAAGAAAAGTAA
- the der gene encoding ribosome biogenesis GTPase Der, with translation MQKIILVGKPNVGKSSLFNRLAKRRIAITSDVSGTTRDTNKAQITIDDRQCILVDSGGLDDSSELFRNVKEKTLKEAQNSDAIIYMVDGKNFPDDEDKAMFYALLKLNLPTALVVNKVDSKKDEQRAWEFDSFGARDIFSISVTHNAGVDELSDWIYKHLKDEIRPDLDDDFDEFLENFDEEGEFSDTIQEQNFESKNIKVGIIGRVNVGKSSLLNALVKDARAVVSDVAGTTIDPVNETFVYEDRVIEFVDTAGIRRRGKIEGIERYALNRTESVLENTDIALLVLDSSEPLTELDERIAGLASKFNLGVIIVLNKWDKSEVEFDEMKKIIKDKFKFLTYAPIISVSALGGKRVHKIYSLIFEVYKNFTQKIQTSKLNELIEEATKIHPIPREKGKSVRIYYAVQFGFAPPKIALIMNRPRALHFSYKRYLTNKLRERFDLNGVPVVLIPKNRSSEEKDEQ, from the coding sequence GTGCAAAAAATCATACTTGTCGGAAAGCCAAACGTAGGCAAAAGTTCGCTTTTTAATCGCTTGGCAAAAAGGCGCATAGCTATCACTTCAGACGTAAGCGGAACCACTCGCGACACGAACAAAGCCCAGATCACCATAGATGATAGGCAATGTATTTTGGTAGATAGCGGCGGACTTGATGACAGTAGCGAGCTTTTTAGAAACGTTAAGGAAAAAACCCTCAAAGAGGCGCAGAATTCAGACGCGATTATCTACATGGTGGACGGCAAAAATTTCCCAGACGATGAAGATAAGGCTATGTTTTATGCACTTTTAAAGCTAAATTTGCCGACCGCACTTGTCGTAAATAAAGTAGATAGCAAAAAAGACGAGCAGCGAGCTTGGGAATTTGATAGCTTCGGCGCAAGGGATATTTTTAGCATATCCGTCACTCACAATGCGGGAGTAGATGAGCTTAGCGACTGGATTTATAAACACCTTAAAGACGAGATCAGACCCGACTTGGATGATGATTTTGACGAATTTTTAGAAAATTTCGATGAAGAGGGCGAATTTAGCGATACTATCCAAGAGCAAAATTTCGAATCAAAAAATATAAAAGTAGGAATTATAGGCCGCGTAAATGTGGGCAAAAGCTCGCTTTTAAACGCTTTGGTTAAGGATGCAAGAGCCGTAGTTAGCGATGTGGCGGGCACTACTATAGATCCTGTAAATGAAACATTTGTTTATGAAGATAGGGTAATAGAATTTGTCGATACCGCAGGCATCAGAAGGCGCGGCAAGATAGAAGGCATCGAAAGATACGCGCTAAATAGAACAGAAAGCGTGCTTGAAAACACCGATATCGCTCTGCTCGTGCTTGACTCTAGCGAGCCTCTAACCGAGCTTGATGAGCGTATCGCAGGGCTTGCGAGCAAATTTAACCTCGGCGTGATAATCGTGCTAAACAAATGGGACAAAAGCGAAGTAGAGTTTGACGAGATGAAAAAGATCATCAAAGATAAGTTTAAATTTCTAACATACGCGCCGATAATCAGCGTTAGTGCGCTTGGCGGCAAGAGAGTGCATAAAATTTACTCGCTCATCTTTGAAGTTTATAAAAATTTCACTCAAAAAATTCAGACTTCAAAGCTAAACGAACTCATCGAAGAAGCTACCAAAATCCACCCGATACCGCGTGAAAAAGGCAAGAGTGTTAGGATTTATTATGCCGTGCAGTTTGGCTTTGCGCCGCCTAAGATAGCTCTTATCATGAATCGTCCGCGCGCGCTTCACTTTAGCTATAAACGCTATCTTACAAACAAACTGCGCGAAAGATTTGATCTAAACGGCGTTCCTGTCGTACTCATACCAAAAAATAGAAGCAGCGAGGAAAAAGATGAGCAGTAA
- a CDS encoding shikimate kinase — protein MSSNLVLIGFMGVGKGTVARELCKRLKRLMLDTDDLIESSENLKIREIFETKGEEYFRKQERLVAKNLAANVQNCVIAGGGGFVNVKNLNKIGTVIYLKSSFEGIIKRIENSQNAEKKFAKRPLLKDRDKAKELFKTRKKIYEKKADIAIDVEGKTPEKIAKEIIKKFKDRQKG, from the coding sequence ATGAGCAGTAACTTAGTCTTAATCGGCTTCATGGGCGTTGGAAAAGGAACGGTCGCAAGGGAGCTTTGCAAAAGACTAAAGCGACTCATGCTTGATACGGACGATCTTATCGAAAGTAGCGAAAATTTAAAAATTCGCGAAATTTTTGAGACAAAGGGCGAAGAGTATTTTAGAAAGCAAGAGCGATTAGTCGCTAAAAATTTAGCCGCTAACGTACAAAACTGCGTGATAGCAGGTGGCGGAGGCTTTGTAAACGTTAAAAATTTAAACAAAATCGGCACTGTTATATATCTTAAATCAAGCTTTGAGGGCATAATAAAACGCATAGAAAATAGCCAAAACGCCGAGAAGAAATTTGCCAAACGTCCGCTTTTAAAAGATAGAGACAAAGCAAAAGAGCTATTTAAAACAAGAAAGAAAATTTACGAGAAAAAAGCCGATATCGCCATCGATGTTGAAGGTAAAACCCCTGAAAAAATAGCAAAAGAGATTATTAAAAAATTTAAAGACAGGCAAAAAGGATAG
- the trpS gene encoding tryptophan--tRNA ligase, producing MRVLTGLQPSGKLHLGNYFASIKQMVDAQDSSDMFMFIANYHAMTSVSEASRLKQNTFEAACAFLALGIDPNKSVFWVQSDVKEVLELYWVLSQYTPMGLLERAHSYKDKTAKGISANHGLFSYPVLMAADILLFSANVVPVGKDQIQHVEIARDIAIKFNNEHGEIFTLPESKVDENVATVPGTDGAKMSKSYGNTIDIFSDAKALKKQIGSITTSSEPLEAPKQWQTCNVYNIAKLFLNQSGQKALQELYERGGEGHGHFKMYLNELVWEYFASARQKYEYYLSHENEVNEILLAGAKKAREVALPLIERVREATGIYR from the coding sequence TTGAGAGTATTAACGGGACTTCAGCCCTCGGGCAAGCTGCATCTTGGCAACTATTTCGCCTCGATAAAGCAAATGGTTGATGCGCAAGATAGTAGCGATATGTTTATGTTTATCGCAAACTACCACGCCATGACTTCGGTTAGCGAGGCGAGCAGACTTAAGCAAAATACCTTTGAAGCGGCATGTGCGTTTCTTGCGCTTGGTATTGATCCCAACAAAAGCGTATTTTGGGTGCAAAGCGACGTAAAAGAGGTGCTTGAGCTATACTGGGTGCTAAGCCAATACACTCCGATGGGACTGCTTGAACGCGCTCACAGCTACAAAGACAAAACAGCAAAAGGCATAAGCGCGAATCACGGGCTTTTTAGCTATCCCGTGCTTATGGCTGCCGATATTTTGCTTTTTAGCGCAAATGTCGTTCCAGTTGGCAAGGATCAAATTCAGCACGTTGAGATAGCCCGCGACATAGCTATTAAATTTAACAACGAACATGGAGAAATTTTTACTCTACCCGAGAGCAAAGTCGATGAAAACGTCGCAACCGTGCCAGGAACGGACGGAGCTAAGATGAGTAAGAGTTATGGAAACACGATAGATATCTTTAGCGATGCCAAAGCGCTTAAAAAGCAAATCGGCTCTATAACAACCTCATCTGAACCGCTTGAAGCCCCTAAGCAGTGGCAAACCTGCAATGTATATAACATAGCAAAGCTGTTTTTAAACCAAAGCGGACAAAAAGCGCTGCAAGAGCTTTACGAGCGCGGCGGTGAAGGACATGGACACTTTAAAATGTATCTAAATGAACTAGTGTGGGAGTATTTTGCTTCAGCAAGGCAAAAATACGAATACTACTTAAGTCACGAAAACGAGGTGAATGAGATATTGTTAGCGGGTGCAAAAAAGGCTCGCGAAGTAGCGCTTCCGCTTATTGAAAGAGTGCGTGAAGCGACGGGAATTTATAGATAG
- the serS gene encoding serine--tRNA ligase has translation MINLKLLETNYDEFVSKLRGKKIKEEVLSELLATFNELKAKRQNLESLQAIQNAKSKELGIKARNGEDVSALKEELNSNKVAMNDAEKVVRELDEKLDGIASGVPNITDDDVPFGKDEDDNVELKKVLEPRKFDFEPKEHYELGEKLGWLDFERGAKLAGSRFTVLKGDGAKLSRALVNYMIDFNMSRGFELVNVPFLVNSRTLYGTGQLPKFEEDLYKIRDEDLYLIPTSEVPVTNLYNDEIIDAGNLPIKMTCYSACFRQEAGSAGKDTRGMIRQHQFEKVELVSITTPEQSEKVFEDMVACASDLLTSLGLPHRHLLLCSGDLGFSAAKTIDLEVWLPGQNRYREISSVSNTRDFQARRAKIRFKDGKKNTLVHTLNGSSLAVGRTLIAIMENYQKSDGTIEIPEVLKRYM, from the coding sequence ATGATAAATTTAAAACTGCTTGAAACAAACTACGATGAATTCGTATCGAAACTACGAGGAAAAAAGATAAAAGAAGAGGTTCTAAGCGAACTTTTAGCGACCTTTAACGAACTTAAAGCAAAACGCCAAAATTTAGAAAGCCTTCAAGCTATCCAAAACGCTAAAAGCAAGGAGCTTGGCATCAAAGCAAGAAACGGCGAAGACGTAAGCGCGCTTAAAGAGGAGCTAAATTCAAATAAAGTCGCGATGAATGATGCTGAAAAAGTGGTTCGCGAGCTTGACGAAAAGCTTGACGGCATAGCTTCGGGTGTGCCAAATATCACCGATGATGACGTGCCTTTTGGAAAAGATGAGGATGATAATGTCGAGCTTAAAAAAGTGCTTGAGCCACGCAAATTTGACTTTGAGCCAAAGGAGCACTACGAGCTTGGCGAGAAGCTTGGTTGGCTTGATTTTGAGCGCGGGGCAAAGCTTGCGGGAAGCCGCTTTACGGTGCTAAAAGGAGACGGTGCAAAGCTTAGCAGAGCGCTTGTTAATTATATGATTGATTTTAATATGTCTCGCGGATTTGAGCTGGTAAACGTGCCGTTTTTAGTAAATTCTCGCACGCTTTACGGCACAGGACAGCTGCCAAAATTTGAAGAAGATCTTTATAAAATTCGCGACGAAGACTTGTATCTAATCCCAACTAGCGAAGTTCCCGTTACAAATTTATATAACGACGAAATCATCGATGCCGGCAACCTACCTATAAAGATGACTTGCTACTCGGCTTGCTTTCGCCAAGAAGCGGGCTCTGCTGGCAAAGATACGCGCGGCATGATACGCCAGCACCAGTTTGAAAAGGTAGAACTTGTAAGCATAACAACCCCTGAACAAAGCGAAAAAGTATTTGAGGATATGGTGGCGTGTGCTAGCGACCTGCTTACTTCGCTTGGCTTGCCACACCGACATCTGCTTCTTTGCAGCGGAGATCTTGGCTTTAGCGCGGCAAAAACCATCGACCTTGAAGTTTGGTTGCCGGGGCAAAATAGATACCGAGAGATAAGCTCGGTTTCAAACACTCGCGATTTCCAAGCAAGAAGAGCTAAAATTCGCTTTAAAGACGGCAAAAAAAACACACTCGTTCACACGCTTAACGGCTCAAGCCTAGCCGTAGGCAGAACACTCATAGCCATCATGGAAAACTACCAAAAAAGCGACGGCACGATCGAAATTCCGGAAGTTCTTAAAAGGTATATGTAG